In Helianthus annuus cultivar XRQ/B chromosome 8, HanXRQr2.0-SUNRISE, whole genome shotgun sequence, a single genomic region encodes these proteins:
- the LOC110872313 gene encoding UDP-rhamnose/UDP-galactose transporter 2, which yields MTESEKKVSPVSDVGAWAMNVISSVGIIMANKQLMSANGYSFTFATTLTGFHFAVTALVGFVSNSTGYTSSKHVPLWELLWFSIVANMSITGMNLSLMLNSVGFYQISKLSMIPVVCVMEWILHNKRYSKEVKVAVVVVVIGVGVCTVTDVKVNAKGFICACVAVLATSLQQISIGSLQKKYSIGAFELLSKTAPIQALSLLVLGPFIDYYLSGNLISNYMKTISSGAIIFILISCSLAVFCNISQYLCIGRFSAVSFQVLGHMKTVCVLTLGWLLFDSELTFKNIAGMLVAVAGMVIYSWAVEVEKAATKSLPHSKHSLTEEELNLLKDGLEKGPIRDPEFGESK from the exons atgacgGAGAGCGAGAAGAAAGTTTCGCCGGTTTCCGATGTCGGTGCATGGGCGATGAACGTTATCAGCTCCGTCGGCATCATTatggccaacaagcagctcatgTCCGCCAATGGCTACTCCTTCACGTTCG CCACAACATTAACAGGATTCCACTTTGCCGTAACTGCACTGGTGGGGTTTGTGTCGAATTCTACTGGATATACTTCATCGAAGCATGTTCCGTTATGGGAGCTTCTTTGGTTTTCGATTGTTGCAAATATGTCGATCACAGGGATGAACCTCAGTCTCATGCTTAACTCAGTTGGATtttaccaa ATTTCCAAACTGAGCATGATTCCAGTGGTTTGTGTGATGGAATGGATTCTTCATAACAAGCGGTATTCAAAGGAAGTCAAAGTTGCTGTTGTGGTGGTGGTTATAGGCGTTGGTGTGTGCACCGTGACTGATGTTAAGGTTAATGCTAAAGGTTTTATATGTGCATGTGTAGCAGTGCTGGCAACATCCTTGCAACAAATT TCTATAGGCTCCTTGCAGAAGAAATACTCGATTGGAGCTTTTGAATTATTGAGTAAAACAGCTCCTATTCAAGCACTCTCACTTCTCGTATTGGGTCCGTTTATCGACTATTATCTAAGTGGAAATCTGATCTCAAATTACATGAAAACCATATCTTCTGGTGCAATC ATATTCATTCTGATATCATGCTCATTGGCGGTTTTCTGCAACATCAGCCAGTACCTCTGCATTGGGCGGTTTTCAGCAGTTTCATTTCAGGTTTTAGGTCACATGAAAaccgtatgtgtattgaccttaGGGTGGCTGTTGTTTGACTCGGAGTTGACTTTCAAGAACATTGCCGGAATGCTTGTTGCAGTTGCTGGTATGGTGATTTATAGTTGGGCGGTGGAGGTTGAAAAGGCGGCGACCAAAAGCTTACCGCATTCTAAACACAGTTTAACCGAAGAGGAGTTGAATTTATTGAAGGATGGATTGGAGAAAGGTCCAATTAGGGATCCTGAATTCGGGGAATCAAAATAG